The nucleotide window GCAGGATCAGTGGCCTGTATCTCTTCTGTATGGTGAGGGGTGGAGATAAAGTCGTCCAGCATTTTGCCTCTGGCTTCCAGGTTGTCGCGTCTGTTTTGTACGGTATTGACAAAGGGCTGTGACTGCCCGTCTGTACTGGGGTCTTTATCGTTGATCACCGGTTGCAGGGAAGGATCTCCGAGCAGATAGAACTGGGCTGCTGTTTTTAATTCGAATGGGTCGAGTGTGGGGCCCATTTCGTGAAGAAAACGTTGCCGCGCTTCCAGCAAGGCCCTGCCGGTGGAGGCACCGTTGAGCACATTGATCAGAAAGAACTGCGTAAGGAGGTCGGCCAGGCCCTGGCCGGTTGGAGGACCATAGGCGATATTGGAAGCCCCTACAAAGGCAATGGCGTGGTTGAGCAGATAACTGTTGGCCATGCTCATCAGTTTGGCGCCGTTTTTCTGTGGGTCAAACAACTGGCCGCCATAACAGCATTCCGCTGCCACTACTGTGCCGGCACTCAGTTTCCCGGTGATGGTGTCTGATCGCATGGCCAGCGGGAAATCGCTGGATTTCTGACCGTAATAACCCGGATTATAGATAGCACCATGACAGTTGATAAAATGGGTTTTAGGCGTCATCTGCTGCGTCCAGTTGGTGCCATTCAGTGAATCAGTACCTGGAAACAATACCAGGCTGCTGTTATCACCGAAAATGTTTTTCAGGCTATGTTGAGTGGAATCCTGCCAGTCGAAAGTGCTCACCGAAAAATAAGGCCGGTATTCTCCGGATGGCAATGGTGTCATTTGCAGAATATCTTTGATCAGCGATCGCAGATAGGCGGGGTCGGTCATGCCTGGAATGTCCGGCAGCCTGCCTACCACACGGGTAGGGGCTATGAATTTGCCCGGGTCTGTATCGTAAGTGGCATCACAGGCGTAGGGCAGGTCGCTGGGGATAAGACTGTCAGGATCGTTACCTCCTGTCAGCAGGTTTTTTAACCGCTGGAATGGAATAACATCCTGGGCTCCCAGCAGCATGATATAGCCGGGAGAGTAGAAGCGGTACAGGTCATCGATCGCTTTTTTGTGCTGTGCCTCGTCCGCCACATCCGTTATGGGTGTAGACTGACAAGCCTGCATCTGCGCGGCATCATCCAGAAAAATAAGCTGGGTGGATAGCTGCCTGCCGGCATCAAATGCTTGTAAGGCCTTCAGATCATCCAGTATCTCCTGGTGATGTTCTCCATACTTTTTTTGTAAAGCCGTTTTATTGGTAATAATTAGTTTCGTTGTCAGCATATGAATGATCGGGGTTGCCATAAATCCTTCATTATTCCTTCATTAAAGTATCAAATGTATTAAATTAAAGGGATAACCAACAGTACTTTCTGCAGTGATCATTATCCCGATAAACGCCATGAGCATAAGGTTTAATAAAGATAATCAGCAGGTATCCCAATAAGCTCATGCACACAAGGCCACCTGACGATAACCGGCAGATAATTCCTGTTATCATCCTTATCCAATCAACCCCGGTCACAAAGGTATTCCTGAGAGAATCGGCAAAACTCCTGTTGCAATAATGCAGCGTTACTACGCACGGTACTTGCATGGTGAAGAAGTAAAGTGTATTTTGTTCTGCAAACGTTTGCTTTGTTATGAAAACAAATACTTATTCCACGCCATTACTCTTGCTGGGCTT belongs to Chitinophaga sp. HK235 and includes:
- a CDS encoding C25 family cysteine peptidase; the encoded protein is MATPIIHMLTTKLIITNKTALQKKYGEHHQEILDDLKALQAFDAGRQLSTQLIFLDDAAQMQACQSTPITDVADEAQHKKAIDDLYRFYSPGYIMLLGAQDVIPFQRLKNLLTGGNDPDSLIPSDLPYACDATYDTDPGKFIAPTRVVGRLPDIPGMTDPAYLRSLIKDILQMTPLPSGEYRPYFSVSTFDWQDSTQHSLKNIFGDNSSLVLFPGTDSLNGTNWTQQMTPKTHFINCHGAIYNPGYYGQKSSDFPLAMRSDTITGKLSAGTVVAAECCYGGQLFDPQKNGAKLMSMANSYLLNHAIAFVGASNIAYGPPTGQGLADLLTQFFLINVLNGASTGRALLEARQRFLHEMGPTLDPFELKTAAQFYLLGDPSLQPVINDKDPSTDGQSQPFVNTVQNRRDNLEARGKMLDDFISTPHHTEEIQATDPALESAMYSLLGEKQFNAPSAAKTFVSRKNGHQPATPTGTSMPSVKFHVFSESAVNGERISTKVLVVKEKNNQILGYREYVSR